A region of Chloroflexota bacterium DNA encodes the following proteins:
- a CDS encoding iron-containing alcohol dehydrogenase, whose translation MTYVMHVPTKLVFGVGSINELGKEAEQLGKKAMVVTYPDIRRVGLLDRIISELESNGLDVLVFEKVQPNPRHTMVDEGASLARKEKIDVVIGLGGGSAMDSAKAIAVASTHDEPFWERALSGIDEGVVIDTTPSIIQVPTLAATGSEMNNAVVVTNWDTREKRPITSWRMAAKVAVVDPELTLTVPKKQTAQGGVDIFAHCIEPYILLEGHAPVNDGIREHLMRMVVEYLPRVLAKPDDIEARTQLSWTSTIAMCALATLGGGRGRGLHCHNIEHGISALYDVAHADGLAALLPKFMEYILPARKERIEAVGTKVFGKADGIKAVEEWLESVGMKLRFRDLGCKLEDAEEVANIVIRTCPFSLEVPPLKIEAKQIVEMYRNAY comes from the coding sequence ATGACATACGTAATGCATGTACCAACCAAGCTGGTATTTGGCGTCGGAAGCATAAATGAGCTGGGTAAGGAAGCCGAGCAATTGGGGAAAAAGGCGATGGTCGTTACCTACCCCGACATTCGCCGCGTGGGATTACTGGATAGGATAATCAGTGAGCTGGAGTCAAACGGACTGGATGTATTGGTTTTTGAGAAGGTACAACCGAACCCGCGCCATACTATGGTAGACGAAGGCGCCAGTCTGGCGCGAAAAGAAAAAATAGATGTGGTTATCGGTCTGGGTGGGGGCAGCGCGATGGACTCGGCCAAAGCGATAGCCGTTGCCAGTACCCACGATGAACCTTTCTGGGAGCGTGCACTATCTGGAATCGACGAGGGAGTGGTAATTGACACGACACCTTCAATTATCCAGGTACCGACGTTGGCAGCTACCGGCAGTGAGATGAACAACGCAGTGGTGGTTACAAATTGGGACACGCGCGAAAAGAGACCGATTACCAGCTGGCGCATGGCGGCCAAGGTTGCCGTCGTTGACCCCGAACTCACGCTTACGGTGCCCAAGAAACAAACTGCGCAGGGAGGGGTGGATATTTTCGCTCATTGCATTGAGCCATATATCCTGCTTGAAGGACATGCCCCGGTGAATGACGGCATAAGGGAGCATTTAATGAGAATGGTCGTGGAGTACCTGCCACGGGTATTAGCCAAACCAGACGATATTGAGGCGCGTACTCAGCTGTCATGGACCAGTACCATCGCCATGTGTGCTCTCGCCACCCTGGGCGGAGGACGTGGGAGAGGTTTGCACTGCCACAATATTGAACACGGGATAAGCGCGCTATATGATGTGGCACACGCAGATGGTCTGGCGGCTCTGCTGCCAAAATTTATGGAATACATTCTTCCTGCCAGAAAGGAAAGAATAGAAGCGGTAGGCACTAAAGTCTTCGGTAAAGCAGATGGTATAAAGGCTGTTGAGGAGTGGCTGGAGAGTGTGGGAATGAAATTACGGTTTCGTGACCTGGGCTGCAAGCTGGAAGACGCTGAAGAAGTGGCCAACATCGTGATAAGGACGTGCCCCTTCAGCTTGGAAGTACCGCCACTTAAGATAGAAGCCAAGCAAATAGTGGAAATGTATCGGAACGCATACTAG
- a CDS encoding MoaD/ThiS family protein, translating into MAQKMMVSVKFLGMQRVVTKKDSVNIPITGEMTVKDILEFVKNLYPDLTLDEEMLFVTVNQEKASLDRLLSADDTVSFLPHISGG; encoded by the coding sequence ATGGCTCAGAAGATGATGGTCTCGGTCAAGTTCCTCGGTATGCAGCGCGTCGTAACAAAAAAAGATTCTGTAAATATACCTATAACAGGAGAGATGACGGTAAAAGATATCCTTGAATTCGTCAAGAACCTGTATCCAGATCTGACTTTGGATGAAGAGATGCTCTTTGTAACCGTTAACCAGGAAAAAGCATCTCTTGACAGGCTTTTAAGCGCTGATGATACCGTCTCATTTCTGCCTCACATCAGTGGTGGATAA